One window from the genome of Oceanisphaera sp. IT1-181 encodes:
- the priA gene encoding primosomal protein N' produces the protein MSSSTTLALLRVVLPVPLRREFDYLCPLPLPALGCRVAVLFGNRSMTGLVLSHPTDSSIDLAKIKPITAVLDAEPILADGELKLLAWAAQYYLYATGEVYFQALPTLLRKGEAATYRSSSVWHLLDSEAEVAARAIKQQQALTLLRQGPLSAGELQVRGVSSATLNALAKKQLVEKRDQVPQPQDWRDTPWEISEQDKHRLTTEQALAVSVIQSALGFSPFLLEGITGSGKTEVYLQVMEAVLKAGLQVLVLVPEIGLTPQTISRFQQRFSLPICTLHSGMNERERLDAWLSCGDGSSAIVIGTRSALLTPFARLGLIIIDEEHDTSFKQQEGFRYHARDLALLRAHQLDIPIVLGSATPCFESLHNAAQGKYQLLTLSQRPGTATVAEHVLLDSKNVQMHAGLSPQLIELLGQELNKGNQVMLFLNRRGYAPALLCHGCGWIADCERCDAHFTWHRQPSRLHCHHCDHQRPLPPACPSCGSSQLMGTGLGTEQVEQALSGLFPQYGIIRIDRDNTRRKGSLEQHLEGIRNGQYQILIGTQMLAKGHHFPDVTLVAMLDADGALFASDFRATERFAQLYIQVAGRAGRASKPGRVILQTHQPDHALLQDLANQGYRHFAHSALQERQLANLPPFSFQALFRARATDARQVQTFLQQLVAQLQPHLPDTVLCLGPLSAQMERKAGEYRYQLLLQSGQRRELASACRLALAIIDKLASARKVRWSLDIDPVDLF, from the coding sequence ATGTCGTCATCGACCACACTTGCTTTGCTTAGGGTGGTGCTGCCCGTCCCGCTGCGTCGAGAGTTTGATTATCTCTGTCCTTTGCCATTACCCGCTCTCGGTTGTCGGGTGGCGGTGCTGTTTGGCAACCGTTCCATGACCGGCTTAGTGCTGTCTCATCCCACAGACTCCAGTATAGATCTCGCGAAAATAAAACCGATTACCGCAGTATTAGATGCCGAGCCTATTTTAGCCGATGGCGAGCTCAAGCTACTGGCCTGGGCCGCGCAGTACTATTTATATGCCACGGGCGAAGTGTATTTTCAGGCGCTGCCCACTTTACTGCGCAAAGGCGAAGCGGCCACTTATCGCAGTTCCAGCGTCTGGCATTTATTAGATAGCGAGGCCGAAGTAGCGGCACGGGCTATTAAGCAGCAGCAAGCACTCACGCTGCTACGCCAAGGGCCATTAAGCGCCGGCGAGTTGCAGGTGCGCGGGGTAAGTAGTGCCACCTTAAATGCCTTGGCGAAAAAGCAGCTGGTTGAAAAACGCGACCAAGTGCCACAGCCCCAAGATTGGCGGGACACCCCTTGGGAGATTAGTGAGCAAGACAAACACAGGCTCACCACAGAGCAAGCCTTAGCAGTGAGTGTGATTCAAAGTGCTTTGGGTTTCAGCCCGTTTTTATTAGAAGGTATTACTGGATCTGGCAAAACCGAAGTCTATCTACAAGTAATGGAAGCCGTGCTCAAGGCGGGATTACAAGTGCTGGTTTTGGTGCCAGAAATTGGCCTCACGCCCCAAACCATTTCCCGTTTTCAACAGCGTTTTAGCTTGCCAATTTGTACGTTGCACTCCGGCATGAACGAGCGCGAGCGATTAGACGCTTGGTTGTCCTGTGGTGATGGCAGCAGTGCCATCGTTATCGGCACTCGCTCTGCCCTGCTTACGCCTTTCGCCCGCTTGGGGCTAATTATTATCGATGAAGAACACGATACCTCTTTTAAACAGCAAGAAGGCTTTCGCTATCACGCCCGCGACTTAGCGCTATTACGGGCCCACCAGCTGGATATTCCTATCGTGCTCGGCTCGGCCACGCCTTGCTTTGAAAGTTTGCACAACGCCGCTCAAGGTAAATATCAACTGTTAACCTTGAGCCAACGCCCCGGCACCGCCACCGTAGCGGAGCATGTGTTGCTGGATAGCAAAAACGTGCAGATGCACGCCGGCTTATCGCCACAACTGATTGAGTTATTGGGCCAAGAGCTAAATAAAGGCAACCAGGTGATGCTGTTTTTAAATCGCCGTGGCTATGCGCCCGCACTCTTGTGCCACGGCTGTGGTTGGATCGCAGATTGTGAGCGCTGCGATGCGCACTTTACGTGGCACCGCCAGCCTTCGCGACTGCATTGCCATCATTGTGATCACCAACGCCCGCTGCCGCCCGCCTGCCCCAGTTGTGGCAGTAGCCAGTTAATGGGCACCGGCCTTGGCACCGAGCAAGTAGAGCAAGCCCTCAGCGGCTTGTTTCCTCAATACGGTATTATTCGTATCGACCGAGATAATACCCGTCGCAAAGGCAGCTTAGAGCAGCACTTAGAAGGCATTCGCAACGGCCAATATCAGATTTTAATCGGCACGCAAATGCTGGCCAAGGGCCATCACTTTCCTGATGTGACCTTAGTGGCGATGTTAGATGCTGACGGCGCCTTATTTGCCAGTGACTTTCGGGCCACCGAGCGCTTTGCCCAGCTTTATATTCAAGTGGCGGGCCGCGCCGGTCGCGCCAGTAAACCGGGCCGCGTGATACTGCAAACCCATCAGCCGGACCACGCGCTGTTGCAAGACTTAGCCAATCAAGGTTACCGACACTTTGCCCACAGTGCGCTGCAAGAACGGCAACTGGCAAACTTGCCGCCCTTTAGTTTTCAGGCCTTGTTTCGAGCCAGAGCTACGGATGCACGCCAAGTGCAGACTTTTTTACAACAATTGGTAGCACAGCTGCAGCCGCATTTACCGGATACCGTGCTGTGCTTAGGCCCGCTAAGCGCCCAAATGGAGCGCAAAGCCGGCGAGTATCGCTACCAACTGTTATTACAATCGGGACAAAGGCGCGAGCTCGCCTCGGCGTGTCGGTTAGCGCTGGCTATCATCGATAAGTTGGCATCCGCCCGTAAGGTGCGTTGGTCATTAGATATAGACCCCGTCGATCTCTTTTAG
- a CDS encoding malic enzyme-like NAD(P)-binding protein: MSDFRQKALDYHAFPTPGKISVEISKPAETAQDLALAYSPGVAEPVREIAADPDNAYKYTGKGNLVAVITNGTAILGLGNLGPLASKPVMEGKALLFKRFANIDSVDIEVTHRTTEEFIQVVAAIADTFGGINLEDIKAPECFEIEKALIERCNVPVFHDDQHGTAIVTAAGLINSLEVQGKRIEEAKIVCMGAGAAAVACMQLLIKCGALRENIYMLDRNGVIHSRRDDLNEYKALFANNTDKRTLEDVMEGADVFVGVSGPDVLPVEAVAMMADKPVIFACSNPDPEIKPELAHATRQDLVMGTGRSDYPNQVNNVLCFPFIFRGALDVRASQINDEMKVAAVDAIRALAKEPVPQEVLDASGYESLTFGKDYVIPKPMDPRLLPRVARAVALAAVASGVARIELPENYMLD, translated from the coding sequence ATGTCCGACTTCCGTCAAAAAGCGCTCGATTATCATGCTTTCCCTACACCAGGAAAGATCTCTGTTGAAATCAGTAAGCCGGCAGAAACCGCTCAGGATCTCGCCTTAGCCTACAGCCCAGGTGTGGCTGAGCCAGTGCGCGAAATCGCCGCTGATCCAGACAACGCTTACAAATATACCGGTAAAGGTAACTTGGTTGCCGTTATCACCAACGGTACCGCCATTTTAGGCCTAGGTAACTTAGGTCCATTGGCGTCTAAGCCAGTAATGGAAGGTAAAGCATTACTGTTTAAGCGCTTCGCTAATATCGACTCTGTTGATATCGAAGTAACGCACCGCACTACCGAAGAATTCATCCAAGTTGTTGCCGCTATCGCCGACACCTTTGGTGGTATTAACCTGGAAGATATCAAGGCGCCTGAGTGCTTTGAAATCGAAAAAGCGCTGATTGAGCGTTGTAACGTACCTGTATTCCACGATGATCAGCACGGTACTGCTATCGTTACCGCAGCAGGCCTGATCAACTCCCTTGAAGTACAAGGCAAGCGCATCGAAGAAGCCAAAATCGTGTGCATGGGTGCCGGTGCTGCTGCCGTTGCTTGTATGCAACTGCTGATCAAGTGTGGCGCGCTGCGTGAAAACATTTACATGTTGGACCGCAATGGCGTTATCCACTCACGTCGTGACGACTTGAACGAATATAAAGCGCTGTTCGCCAACAACACCGACAAGCGCACGCTGGAAGATGTAATGGAAGGAGCGGATGTATTCGTAGGTGTTTCTGGTCCAGACGTATTGCCAGTTGAAGCTGTTGCCATGATGGCCGACAAGCCAGTTATCTTTGCTTGTTCTAACCCAGATCCAGAAATCAAGCCAGAATTGGCACACGCAACCCGTCAAGATTTGGTCATGGGCACCGGTCGTTCTGACTACCCTAATCAAGTAAACAACGTGTTGTGCTTCCCGTTCATCTTCCGTGGTGCATTAGATGTTCGTGCTTCACAGATTAATGACGAGATGAAAGTTGCTGCTGTTGACGCTATCCGTGCCTTGGCTAAAGAGCCAGTGCCACAGGAAGTATTAGACGCTTCAGGTTACGAAAGCCTGACCTTCGGTAAAGACTACGTGATTCCTAAGCCAATGGACCCACGTTTACTGCCTCGTGTAGCACGTGCCGTTGCACTGGCCGCCGTTGCCTCAGGCGTAGCTCGTATCGAGTTGCCAGAAAACTACATGCTGGATTAA
- the rpmE gene encoding 50S ribosomal protein L31 produces MRQGIHPEYKEITAKCSCGNEIKVGSTLGKSLNLDVCGACHPFYTGKQKMVDSGGRVDRFTKRFGALASKK; encoded by the coding sequence ATGAGACAAGGTATTCATCCAGAGTACAAAGAAATTACTGCTAAATGTTCTTGCGGTAATGAGATAAAGGTTGGTTCTACTTTAGGCAAAAGCCTGAACTTGGACGTATGCGGTGCATGTCACCCATTCTACACTGGTAAGCAGAAAATGGTTGATAGCGGTGGTCGTGTGGATCGCTTCACCAAGCGCTTCGGTGCCTTGGCCAGCAAGAAATAA
- the trmA gene encoding tRNA (uridine(54)-C5)-methyltransferase TrmA, which produces MSTVVNPHTYQAQLDAKIAQLQQTFAPFNPPSLDVFASKPEHYRMRAEFRIWHDDEDLYYIMFDQVTKQRYRVDQFPTASLLINQAMPALLAALKPDAVLRRSLFQVDFLSSLSGELVISLLYHRQLDDAWQQAMQEVREQLQQAGINASIIGRAKKQKIVLGQDYVIEKLQVTTQAGKQELIYQQVENSFTQPNGHMNEQMLSWALAATQGASGDLLELYCGNGNFSLALAPNFRRVLATEIASSSVKSAQYNIAANNIDNVTILRMSAEEFTQAMRGVREFRRLRGIDLSSYDCNTILVDPPRSGLDEETVKLVQEYDNILYISCNPDTLQQNLATLSQTHEISRFALFDQFPYTHHVEAGVYLTRKLQA; this is translated from the coding sequence ATGAGCACAGTGGTTAACCCGCACACCTATCAGGCCCAGTTAGATGCAAAAATTGCTCAACTGCAGCAGACTTTTGCGCCTTTTAATCCGCCAAGCCTAGATGTGTTCGCTTCAAAACCTGAGCATTATCGGATGCGCGCCGAGTTTCGTATTTGGCATGATGATGAAGACTTGTATTACATCATGTTTGATCAAGTGACTAAGCAGAGATACCGCGTCGACCAATTTCCTACCGCCTCTTTGCTGATCAACCAAGCTATGCCAGCCTTGCTGGCGGCTCTTAAGCCGGACGCCGTATTGCGCCGTAGCTTATTTCAGGTGGATTTTTTATCGTCTTTGAGCGGCGAGCTGGTGATCAGCCTCTTGTATCATCGCCAGTTAGACGATGCTTGGCAGCAAGCCATGCAAGAGGTGCGAGAGCAATTACAGCAAGCGGGGATTAATGCCAGCATTATTGGCCGAGCGAAGAAGCAAAAAATCGTGCTCGGACAAGATTACGTCATTGAAAAGCTACAGGTGACGACGCAGGCGGGCAAGCAGGAGCTGATTTATCAACAAGTAGAAAACAGCTTTACCCAACCCAATGGCCACATGAATGAGCAGATGCTGAGCTGGGCATTAGCCGCCACTCAAGGTGCGAGCGGCGATTTACTGGAATTATATTGCGGTAACGGTAACTTTTCACTGGCTTTGGCGCCTAATTTTAGGCGCGTGCTGGCCACCGAGATTGCCAGTTCATCGGTAAAATCGGCGCAATATAATATTGCCGCCAATAACATAGATAATGTGACTATTTTGCGGATGTCGGCGGAAGAGTTTACTCAAGCCATGCGCGGTGTACGCGAGTTTCGTCGTCTGCGCGGCATTGATCTGAGTAGTTATGACTGCAATACCATATTGGTAGATCCGCCGCGTTCAGGCTTAGATGAGGAAACCGTGAAGCTGGTGCAAGAATACGACAATATTTTGTATATCTCTTGTAACCCAGACACCTTACAACAAAATTTAGCAACCTTGTCGCAGACTCATGAGATTAGCCGTTTTGCGCTGTTTGATCAGTTCCCATATACCCATCATGTAGAAGCAGGGGTGTATCTGACGAGAAAGCTGCAAGCGTAG
- the hslU gene encoding HslU--HslV peptidase ATPase subunit: MSDMTPREIVHELDQHIVGQSDAKRAVAIALRNRWRRMQLPLELRQEVSPKNILMIGPTGVGKTEIARRLAKLANAPFIKVEATKFTEVGYVGKEVDSIIRDLTDIAMKMTREQQMKKYQHRAEESAEERVLDALLPNPRNSRGEEEKADNSNSRQIFRKKLREGQLDDKEIEIDVAAPQMGVEIMAPPGMEEMTNQLQGMFQNLAAGHTSKPRKMKIKEALKLLIEEEAAKQLNPEELKEQAIHAVENHGIVFIDEFDKICKRGESSGPDVSREGVQRDLLPLIEGSSVNTKHGMVRTDHMLFIASGAFQVAKPSDLIPELQGRLPIRVELRSLDTDDFERILTEPNASLTEQYKALLATENVTIDFTKAGIRRLAEAAWRVNERTENIGARRLHTIMERLLDELSFEASDKSGESILIDEHYVDRYLEDLIEDEDLSRFIL; encoded by the coding sequence ATGTCTGACATGACTCCCAGAGAAATCGTTCACGAGCTGGACCAGCATATCGTTGGCCAGTCTGATGCTAAGCGCGCCGTGGCCATTGCCCTGCGTAACCGCTGGCGTCGTATGCAGCTGCCACTGGAGCTGCGCCAAGAAGTCTCGCCAAAAAATATTCTGATGATAGGCCCCACCGGTGTGGGTAAAACCGAAATTGCTCGTCGTCTGGCCAAGCTTGCCAATGCGCCTTTCATTAAAGTGGAAGCCACTAAGTTCACGGAAGTGGGCTATGTAGGCAAAGAAGTGGACAGCATCATCCGCGATCTTACCGATATCGCCATGAAGATGACCCGCGAACAGCAAATGAAAAAATACCAGCACCGCGCCGAAGAATCCGCCGAAGAGCGGGTATTGGATGCACTGCTGCCTAATCCGCGCAATAGCCGCGGCGAAGAAGAAAAAGCCGACAACAGCAACAGTCGCCAGATTTTTCGTAAGAAACTGCGCGAAGGTCAGCTAGACGATAAAGAAATTGAGATTGATGTGGCGGCACCACAAATGGGCGTCGAAATCATGGCCCCTCCTGGCATGGAAGAAATGACCAATCAGCTGCAAGGTATGTTCCAAAACCTCGCTGCCGGCCACACCAGCAAACCGCGCAAGATGAAAATCAAAGAAGCGCTGAAATTATTAATCGAAGAAGAAGCCGCCAAGCAACTCAACCCCGAAGAGCTAAAAGAGCAGGCTATTCATGCAGTGGAAAACCACGGCATCGTCTTTATCGATGAATTCGACAAAATTTGTAAACGCGGTGAAAGCTCAGGCCCAGATGTGTCACGTGAGGGCGTACAGCGCGACTTGCTGCCCTTGATTGAAGGCAGCAGCGTCAACACCAAACACGGCATGGTGCGCACCGACCACATGCTGTTTATCGCCTCAGGCGCCTTTCAGGTAGCCAAGCCTTCTGACTTGATCCCTGAGTTGCAGGGCCGCTTGCCGATCCGTGTTGAATTACGCTCACTGGACACCGATGATTTTGAACGCATCTTAACCGAGCCTAATGCCTCGCTCACCGAGCAATATAAGGCGCTGTTGGCCACCGAGAACGTGACTATCGACTTTACCAAAGCCGGTATTCGTCGCTTGGCAGAAGCCGCGTGGCGCGTGAACGAACGCACCGAGAATATTGGTGCGCGTCGCTTGCACACCATTATGGAGCGCTTGCTCGATGAATTGTCGTTTGAAGCATCAGACAAGTCCGGTGAAAGCATCCTTATTGACGAGCATTATGTGGATCGCTACCTCGAAGACTTGATAGAAGACGAAGATTTGAGCCGTTTTATTCTCTAA
- a CDS encoding SPOR domain-containing protein, which produces MRRSKPKSKTNTRAKKSSGGGRGRAAAPRRLPIVPVLLLVMVAGALGYLIHIIKGAADQRSVTPTAVVSTKNTAIGAQKPSTTPVNPIDQKPVEKWTYIQQLENKEVVVKLPEAQESSQLFLLQCGSFRSSAQAEQVKAKIAFQGLGSQVRHSSGSSWYRVVLGPYDSKRAAEQHKHKLIKAKAVGDCAISNW; this is translated from the coding sequence GTGAGACGCAGTAAGCCGAAAAGCAAAACCAACACTCGGGCTAAAAAAAGCAGCGGCGGCGGTCGAGGCCGCGCCGCTGCACCGCGGCGCTTACCTATTGTACCGGTGTTATTACTGGTGATGGTCGCCGGTGCCCTAGGCTATCTGATCCACATCATTAAGGGCGCAGCCGACCAGCGCTCGGTGACGCCAACGGCTGTGGTGTCAACGAAAAACACCGCCATCGGTGCGCAAAAACCAAGCACAACACCGGTTAATCCTATCGACCAAAAACCGGTCGAGAAGTGGACTTATATCCAACAACTGGAAAATAAAGAAGTGGTGGTGAAGCTCCCCGAGGCACAAGAGTCGTCGCAGCTTTTTTTATTGCAGTGTGGCTCTTTTCGCTCTTCAGCGCAGGCCGAACAAGTCAAAGCCAAAATTGCCTTCCAAGGCTTAGGGTCTCAAGTGCGTCATTCCAGCGGCAGTTCTTGGTATCGAGTGGTGTTAGGCCCCTACGACAGTAAACGCGCGGCTGAGCAACATAAGCACAAATTAATTAAAGCCAAAGCCGTCGGTGATTGTGCTATCTCAAACTGGTAG
- the argS gene encoding arginine--tRNA ligase: protein MKEHIQALLEQTVATLQQQGKLPADLAIRVQVDRTKDKSHGDLATNLALLLAKPAGQNPRVLAQLLMDNLPASELVAKTELAGPGFINFFLDGAWLGRQIDAMVADDRANIPVAEHTQTVVVDYSAPNVAKEMHVGHLRSSVIGDAVVRTLEFLGHKVIRANHIGDWGTQFGMLIAHLEELEKENPDVADSGLADLEQFYRESKQKYDADPVFAERARNYVVKLQGGDTYCLAMWQKLVNITLHHNQEIYARLNVSLTPEHVMGESMYNPMLAGIVEDLQAKGLAVESEGAIVVYLDEYKNKDGDPMGVIVRKRDGGFLYTTTDIACAKYRYEQLHADRVLYFIDSRQHQHLMQAWSIVHKAGYVPESVSLEHHAFGMMLGKDGRPFKTRSGGTVRLVDLLDEAQERATALLAKRDTDFSETEKADIARRVAMGAVKYADLSKSRTTDYIFDWDNMLSFEGNTAPYLQYAYTRVQSIFRKSGIVSDANLQGQVILNAPAEEALAQKLVQFNDTIKSVADKGLPHLMCLYLYELSGAFMSFYEACPINKEGVSSEERSSRLRLCAATAKVLDLGLSLLGIETLERM from the coding sequence ATGAAAGAACATATTCAGGCTCTACTTGAGCAGACGGTAGCGACGCTACAACAGCAAGGCAAACTGCCTGCAGACTTAGCCATTCGAGTCCAAGTAGACAGAACCAAAGACAAAAGCCACGGAGATCTCGCCACTAACCTTGCCTTATTGTTAGCAAAACCTGCGGGTCAAAACCCGCGCGTGTTAGCGCAATTGCTGATGGATAATCTGCCTGCCTCTGAGTTAGTGGCGAAAACCGAATTAGCCGGCCCTGGCTTTATTAACTTCTTCTTGGATGGCGCTTGGCTGGGCCGCCAAATAGACGCCATGGTGGCAGACGATCGCGCTAATATTCCGGTTGCCGAGCACACCCAAACCGTAGTGGTGGATTATTCCGCGCCTAACGTGGCCAAAGAAATGCACGTCGGCCATTTACGCTCCAGCGTCATTGGCGATGCGGTAGTGCGCACGTTAGAGTTTTTAGGTCACAAGGTGATCCGCGCTAACCACATTGGCGATTGGGGCACCCAGTTCGGCATGTTGATTGCCCATCTTGAAGAGTTGGAAAAAGAAAACCCTGACGTGGCCGACTCAGGCTTGGCGGATTTAGAACAGTTCTATCGCGAATCTAAGCAAAAGTACGATGCGGACCCGGTGTTTGCCGAACGCGCCCGTAATTACGTGGTCAAGCTACAAGGCGGCGATACCTATTGTTTGGCCATGTGGCAAAAGCTGGTCAATATCACGCTGCACCATAACCAAGAAATCTATGCACGCCTTAATGTGTCACTTACGCCCGAGCATGTGATGGGTGAAAGCATGTATAACCCTATGCTGGCCGGCATCGTTGAAGACTTGCAAGCCAAAGGGCTAGCGGTAGAAAGTGAAGGCGCCATAGTGGTGTACTTGGACGAGTACAAAAATAAAGACGGCGATCCTATGGGCGTGATCGTGCGCAAAAGAGATGGCGGATTTTTGTATACCACCACCGACATCGCCTGTGCCAAATATCGCTACGAGCAGCTACATGCGGATCGCGTGCTGTACTTTATCGACTCTCGCCAGCATCAACATCTTATGCAAGCTTGGAGCATAGTGCACAAGGCAGGCTACGTGCCTGAGTCCGTGAGCTTAGAGCACCACGCCTTTGGCATGATGCTGGGCAAAGACGGTCGCCCCTTTAAGACTCGCAGCGGCGGTACCGTACGCTTAGTGGACTTGTTGGATGAGGCGCAAGAAAGAGCCACCGCCCTGCTGGCCAAAAGAGATACCGACTTCAGTGAGACAGAAAAAGCCGATATTGCGCGTCGGGTCGCCATGGGTGCGGTTAAGTATGCAGATTTGTCGAAAAGCCGCACTACCGATTACATTTTCGACTGGGACAACATGCTGTCCTTTGAAGGCAATACCGCGCCTTATTTGCAGTATGCCTACACCCGAGTGCAGTCTATTTTCCGCAAATCTGGCATTGTCAGTGACGCCAACTTACAAGGTCAGGTGATTTTAAATGCACCGGCTGAAGAAGCCTTGGCACAAAAGCTGGTGCAGTTTAACGACACCATTAAATCAGTGGCCGACAAAGGCCTGCCACATTTAATGTGCTTATATCTTTATGAATTATCCGGCGCCTTTATGAGCTTTTATGAAGCCTGCCCTATTAATAAAGAAGGGGTCAGCAGTGAGGAGCGCAGCAGCCGCTTACGCTTGTGTGCCGCTACCGCTAAGGTATTAGATCTCGGCTTATCTTTGCTGGGCATCGAAACTTTGGAGCGCATGTAA
- the hslV gene encoding ATP-dependent protease subunit HslV: MTTIVSVRRNGKVVIGGDGQVSLGNTVMKGNARKVHRLYNGKVLAGFAGGTADAFTLLERFEAKLQAHQGNLERAAVELAKDWRTDRALRKLEALLAVADAKNSFIITGNGDVVQPEEDLIAIGSGGAFAQSAARALLENTELDAKEIVEKALTIAGDICVFTNGKHTIEELDYADK; encoded by the coding sequence GTGACAACGATCGTTTCAGTCCGCCGTAATGGCAAAGTGGTTATTGGCGGCGATGGCCAAGTTTCCCTTGGTAATACCGTAATGAAGGGCAATGCCCGCAAGGTGCATCGCCTCTATAACGGCAAGGTACTGGCAGGCTTTGCCGGTGGCACCGCCGATGCCTTTACCCTGCTGGAACGCTTTGAAGCCAAGCTGCAGGCCCACCAAGGCAACCTAGAGCGCGCCGCCGTAGAGCTCGCCAAAGACTGGCGCACCGACCGCGCCTTACGCAAATTAGAAGCCCTGTTGGCGGTCGCCGACGCCAAAAATTCCTTTATTATCACCGGTAACGGTGACGTGGTGCAGCCCGAAGAGGACTTGATCGCGATCGGCTCCGGTGGCGCTTTTGCCCAATCTGCCGCCCGCGCCTTATTAGAAAATACCGAATTAGATGCCAAAGAAATAGTCGAAAAAGCCCTGACTATCGCAGGCGATATCTGCGTCTTTACTAATGGTAAACACACCATAGAAGAGCTGGACTATGCCGACAAATAA